The genomic stretch GGCCGGCGGGACGCCGGGGCCGAAGGGAGCATCATCGTGAGCACGAGAACTGTCGAATACATGGTGAGCCGGACGCCCGACATGGGCGAGGACGGCCGCCCGATCCGCATGCCGGTGCTGCCGCAGGGGATGGAGCCGGAGCTGCACGGCGAGCATATGCTGATCAACATCGGTCCACAGCACCCCGCTACGCACGGCGTGCTGCGCCTGGTGCTGGAGCTGGACGGCGAGACTGTGGTCAAGTGCACGCCGCACATCGGCTATCTGCACTCGAGCTTCGAGAAGCTCGGCGAGTACCGCACGTGGAATCAGGTGATCCCGCTGACCGATCGCATGGACTACCTGGCACCCCTGATCTACAACTGCGCCTACGCGATGTCCGTCGAGAAGATGATGGGTATCGAGGTGACGGAGCGGTGCAAGGTCGTGCGCGTGATGTGCATGGAGCTGGATCGCATCTTCAGCCACCTGCTCTGGATCGGCACGACCGCAATCGACATCGGCGCGTTCACCGTTTTCCTGTATACGTTCCAGGAGCGCGAGCGGATCTACAACCTCCATGAGGCGCTCACAGGCGCACGGATCACGACATCATCGACGCGCATCGGCGGCATGATGGCCGATCTGCCGCCCGGCTGGGTGGAGGCGCTGCGTCACTTCGTGGACACGCTGCCGAAGACGCTCGATGAGGTGGAGACGCTCCTCACGCACAACAACCTCTGGATCGGGCGCAATCAGAACATTGGCGTGATCAGCGCGGACGACGCGAAGGACTACGGCATGACCGGTCCGAATCTGCGGGCGTCGGGCGTGCCGTACGACCTGCGCAAGGACCGTCCATACTACGACTACGAGACCTACGACTTCGACGTGGTGGTGGGCGAGCACGGTGACTGCTACGACCGGTACCTGGTGCGCATGGAGGAGATGCGGCAGTCGCTGCGGATCCTGGACCAGGCCATCGCGCGGCTGCCGGGCGGTCCGATCAACGTGGACGATCCACGCGTGATCCTGCCGGGCAAGGCCGACGTCATGAGCGACATGGAGTCGATGATTCACCACTTCAAGTTGGTGATGGGCGGGGTGAAGGCGCCGGTCGGCGAGAGCTGGTTCAGCGTCGAGAGCTCGAAGGGCGAACTGGGCATGTACGTGGTGAGTGATGGCGGTTCCAAACCTGTGCGCTGGCGTGTGCGTGGTCCGAGCTTCATCAATCTCTCGGCGCTGCCGAAGATGGTGGAAGGGCACCTGCTGTCGGACGTGATCACCGTGAACGCGAGCATCGACATCGTGCTCGGGGAAATCGATCGATGAGCTTCCTGGCGATGGGGAGTGGAGCGAAGGGCAGCACGCATGGCTGAGCAGAAGACGCCGGTTCTGGGGAACCCCGGGTATGCCGGCGAGACGGGCGATTTCGGCCATCTGACGGAAGCGGACATCCGTGGCACCACGTATGTCGGGCGCCGCCCCACTCAAGGTGGCGAGGCCGGTGGTGCCTGCTCCTATCCGTATCAGCTGCTCCAGAAGAACCCGGGCGCCGTCCTGTTCGAGGGACCGTACCGCGAGCGGGCCGAGAAGATCAAGTCGCGCTATCCGGAACCGCAGGGGGCACTGCTACCGCTGCTCAACCTGGCGCAGGAGATCCGCGGCCATATTGACGCGGAGTCCATGGCGGTCGTGGCGGAGGAGCTGGACCTGTCACCGACCTACGTGCGCGGCGTGGCGACGTTCTACACGATGTACAACAAGCAGCCGGTGGGCGACTATCTCGTCCAGGTCTGCACCAACGTCGCCTGCAATCTGTGCGGCGGCGACGAGGTGATGGAGGCGTTCCTGAAGGGTGCCGGCACCGAGTCGGGCGAGATCAGCTTCGATGGCGCGTTCACGGTG from Longimicrobiales bacterium encodes the following:
- the nuoD gene encoding NADH dehydrogenase (quinone) subunit D translates to MSTRTVEYMVSRTPDMGEDGRPIRMPVLPQGMEPELHGEHMLINIGPQHPATHGVLRLVLELDGETVVKCTPHIGYLHSSFEKLGEYRTWNQVIPLTDRMDYLAPLIYNCAYAMSVEKMMGIEVTERCKVVRVMCMELDRIFSHLLWIGTTAIDIGAFTVFLYTFQERERIYNLHEALTGARITTSSTRIGGMMADLPPGWVEALRHFVDTLPKTLDEVETLLTHNNLWIGRNQNIGVISADDAKDYGMTGPNLRASGVPYDLRKDRPYYDYETYDFDVVVGEHGDCYDRYLVRMEEMRQSLRILDQAIARLPGGPINVDDPRVILPGKADVMSDMESMIHHFKLVMGGVKAPVGESWFSVESSKGELGMYVVSDGGSKPVRWRVRGPSFINLSALPKMVEGHLLSDVITVNASIDIVLGEIDR
- a CDS encoding NAD(P)H-dependent oxidoreductase subunit E — translated: MAEQKTPVLGNPGYAGETGDFGHLTEADIRGTTYVGRRPTQGGEAGGACSYPYQLLQKNPGAVLFEGPYRERAEKIKSRYPEPQGALLPLLNLAQEIRGHIDAESMAVVAEELDLSPTYVRGVATFYTMYNKQPVGDYLVQVCTNVACNLCGGDEVMEAFLKGAGTESGEISFDGAFTVIEAECLGACGFPTAVQINERYFENVMPQDVPEILERLRTERPIRRKAPATDVKPPEARHGAGSIEVPEDPGAAGNAVGPESNPYPGGDTTPPAASRPPASDRPSEEGLG